From Pseudomonas sp. stari2, a single genomic window includes:
- a CDS encoding BON domain-containing protein — MNDLSLRNTILDELDFQPDIDAAHIGVSVDNGVVTLSGFVKTYVQKVNAERAVKAVRGVRGVAEEIEVRPDKDAGTADDTIAKRALSIIAWRSDTPEGDIKVVVQKGWVTLEGQVDWQYQREVAESAVRKLSGVVGINNHLLLRTKVKVVDIQQSIEDALKRNAEIDAKGIHIKVEGGVVKLEGKVHFWHERQIAERAAWSVPGVSKVDDQLLIA; from the coding sequence ATGAACGACTTGAGCTTGCGCAATACCATTCTGGATGAGCTTGATTTTCAACCTGATATTGATGCTGCCCACATTGGCGTGAGCGTCGATAACGGCGTGGTCACGCTCTCCGGCTTCGTGAAAACTTACGTCCAGAAGGTCAATGCCGAGCGTGCAGTCAAAGCCGTCAGAGGCGTGCGCGGCGTGGCTGAAGAAATCGAGGTCCGGCCGGACAAAGACGCTGGCACGGCGGACGACACCATCGCCAAACGCGCTCTGAGCATCATCGCATGGCGCTCGGACACTCCCGAAGGCGACATCAAGGTCGTCGTGCAGAAAGGCTGGGTAACGCTTGAAGGCCAGGTGGACTGGCAGTATCAGAGGGAAGTCGCCGAGAGCGCCGTGCGCAAGTTGTCCGGCGTGGTCGGCATAAACAACCACCTCCTCCTTCGCACGAAAGTCAAAGTCGTCGATATCCAGCAGAGCATCGAGGACGCTCTCAAGCGCAATGCCGAAATCGATGCCAAAGGCATCCACATCAAGGTCGAAGGCGGTGTTGTGAAGCTTGAAGGCAAAGTCCACTTCTGGCATGAGCGGCAGATCGCGGAACGTGCTGCCTGGTCGGTGCCGGGTGTGAGCAAAGTGGATGATCAACTGCTGATCGCTTGA